From the genome of Ziziphus jujuba cultivar Dongzao chromosome 6, ASM3175591v1, one region includes:
- the LOC107431189 gene encoding syntaxin-22 encodes MSFQDLEAGRSLGSSRRDLINGKQDPTQAVASGIFQINTAVSTFQRLVNTLGTPKDTPELREKLHKTRLHIGQLVKDTSEKLKQASDRDHHAEVNPNKKIADAKLAKDFQAVLKEFQKAQRLAAERETAYTTFVPQAVLPSSYTSSELDLSSDKSSEQRALLVESRRQEVLLLDNEIAFNEAIIDERDQGIQEIQQQIGEVNEIFKDLAVLVHEQGAMIDDIGSNIEGAQAATAQGKSQLVKASKTQRSNSSLTCLLLVIFGIILLIVIIVLAA; translated from the exons ATGAGCTTTCAGGATCTGGAAGCCGGGCGATCCTTAGGTTCTTCGAGGCGAGACCTCATCAATGGCAAACAGGACCCAACCCAAGCCGTGGCTTCTGGTATATTCCAGATCAACACCGCCGTGTCTACGTTCCAGAGACTCGTCAACACCCTTGGTACTCCAAAGGATACCCCAGAGCTTCGTGAGAAGCT ACACAAGACAAGGTTACATATTGGGCAATTGGTGAAGGATACTTCTGAGAAGCTTAAACAAGCAAGTGATAGAGATCATCATGCTGAAGTCAAT CCTAACAAGAAGATTGCAGATGCTAAACTTGCAAAAGATTTTCAAGCAGTTCTGAAAGAATTTCAAAAGGCTCAGCGACTTGCAGCTGAGAGGGAAACAGCATACACTACGTTTGTTCCCCAAGCAGTTCTTCCTTCCAG CTATACTTCCAGCGAGCTAGACCTAAGCTCAGATAAGAGCTCAGAACAGCGTGCCCTTCTTGTGGAATCAAGGAG ACAGGAGGTCTTGTTGTTAGATAATGAAATTGCCTTCAATGAGGCTATAATTGATGAAAGAGATCAGGGAATACAAGAAATTCAACAGCAAATTGGGGAAGTGAACGAAATTTTTAAAGATCTTGCTGTGCTGGTCCATGAGCAAGGAGCTATGATTG ATGATATTGGATCCAATATCGAGGGTGCCCAGGCTGCAACTGCACAGGGGAAGTCCCAACTTGTGAAGGCTTCAAAGACCCAGAGATCCAATTCATCACTG ACCTGCTTGCTATTGGTGATTTTTGGAATTATTCTTCTAATTGTAATTATAGTACTTGCGGCATGA
- the LOC107431188 gene encoding uncharacterized protein LOC107431188: protein MAYSVTWYVETQGKIHMCISLLVGIPLIFFSSNGFCIDSSSFSSKDVTSDSDFDSYSSVSSFYCSSNKYIMKSYSEKYESLQDPDFQEFVDQELPLGCGKFLPDNLNLVLRHSVLHRSLVGEGSHRHLSSSIRFSFNLESTSELRPHECDVILIERLPSGVYADPFELQHLLQRGVFSDIAVFGDANLESPSFLSNRSAVEINMDIDLSILSGHKNEVVIKVELPLHARYAPLSESGYWDVKFGEPDLFMRCSVEGKAHNQNSVEGKSHNQCCLYMIKNDDDQVQHGTILWKIPSGIKAHAGVVYVFTFVSAFLSSLLIVLTSIFYTNINGSKNSKQS from the exons ATGGCTTATTCAG TTACTTGGTACGTGGAAACTCAGGGAAAAATTCACATGTGCATTTCCTTGTTAGTCGGAATTCCCTTGATATTTTTCTCTAGCAATGGCTTTTGCATAGACTCTTCTTCGTTTTCAAGCAAG GATGTAACAAGTGATTCGGATTTTGACTCTTACAGCTCAGTGAGCAGCTTTTATTGTAGTTCTAATAAGTATATTATGAAATCTTACTCTGAAAAATATGAAAGCTTGCAAGATCCAGACTTCCAAGAATTTGTAGACCAAGAACTTCCATTAGGCTGTGGCAAATTTCTGCCAGATAATCTGAATCTTGTGTTAAGGCATTCAGTTTTACATCGCAGCCTAGTCGGTGAAGGCTCTCATCGTCATCTCTCATCATCCATCAGATTTAGCTTCAATCTTGAGTCCACATCTGAGCTACGTCCTCACGAATGTGATGTCATACTCATTGAGAGGCTGCCTTCTGGGGTTTATGCTGACCCTTTTGAACTTCAGCATCTCCTTCAGCGTGGTG TATTTAGTGACATTGCTGTATTTGGAGATGCAAATTTAGAATCACCTTCATTTCTGTCCAACCGTTCTGCTGTCGAGATTAACATGGATATTGATCTCAGTATCCTGTCAGGGcataagaatgaggttgttatCAAGGTGGAGCTTCCGTTACATGCAAGATATGCG CCTCTATCCGAAAGTGGCTATTGGGATGTCAAATTTGGTGAACCTGATTTGTTCATGCGCTGCAGTGTGGAAGGGAAAGCACACAACCAGAACAGTGTAGAAGGGAAATCACACAACCAGTGCTGTTTATACATGATTAAAAACGATGATGATCAAGTACAACATGGTACAATTCTCTGGAAAATACCTTCTGGGATAAAAGCACATGCTGGAGTTGTATATGTTTTTACTTTCGTTTCAGCCTTTTTATCATCTCTTCTAATTGTTTTGACATCCATATTTTATACGAACATCAATGGGTCCAAAAATTCCAAACAATCttaa
- the LOC125418919 gene encoding putative disease resistance protein RGA3, whose protein sequence is MAEALLTVMLKNLNSLIQKGFGLLWSVNKEMEKLSSILTTIRAVLEDAEEKQLRNRAIKNSLQKLKDVSGELDDILDECSAEASLLEYKMQRFGVSPKVKASFLSCLNPKNTRFRFQIAKKMEDVSERLDDIAKEREKFHLHEVVEDPKHVQVRNKRDTGSIVDERQVYGREEDKGKVVEFLLESNSSNSKDRLSTYAIVGMGGMGKTTLAKLVYNDPRVTDHFDMKVWVCVSEDFDVWRLIKAIIESASGNACEASDMDPLQKHLQNMLERKKFLLVLDDVWNEDEDKWEGLRNVLACGSNGSYIVVTTRLEKVASIMGATQMHHISSLSEDECWLLFSQRAFLNEIEKRPSLVKIGKEIVKKCKGNPLAAKSLGSLMYSKGEEQQWLLVMESELWNLPQHETSILPALRLSYYQLTAQLRRCFAFCAIFPKDSEIEKEKLIHLWMANGLIFQRKHGGGRDGQ, encoded by the coding sequence ATGGCTGAAGCTTTACTTACTGTCATGCTTAAGAATCTGAACTCGTTGATCCAGAAAGGGTTTGGATTGCTTTGGAGTGTgaacaaagagatggagaagcTGTCTAGCATCCTCACAACCATCCGTGCTGTTCTTGAAGATGCAGAGGAGAAGCAGTTGAGAAACAGAGCAATCAAGAATTCGCTGCAAAAGCTTAAAGATGTTTCTGGTGAGTTGGATGACATTCTGGATGAGTGCTCAGCGGAGGCATCACTGCTGGAGTACAAAATGCAGAGGTTTGGAGTATCCCCAAAGGTAAAAGCTTCTTTCTTGTCCTgtttaaacccaaaaaatacTAGATTTCGTTTTCAAATTGCTAAAAAGATGGAAGATGTTTCAGAGAGATTGGATGATATCGCAAAAGAACGTGAGAAATTTCACTTGCATGAGGTTGTTGAGGATCCGAAACACGTCCAAGTAAGAAATAAACGAGATACTGGCTCCATTGTTGATGAAAGACAGGTTTATGGAAGAGAAGAAGATAAAGGTAAGGTTGTGGAGTTTTTGCTAGAGTCCAATTCAAGCAATTCCAAAGATCGTCTCTCTACCTATGCAATTGTAGGTATGGGGGGCATGGGGAAAACTACCCTCGCTAAACTTGTGTACAATGATCCAAGGGTTACtgaccattttgatatgaaagtaTGGGTATGCGTTTCTGAAGACTTTGACGTGTGGAGATTGATAAAAGCCATAATAGAATCTGCCTCTGGAAATGCTTGTGAAGCTTCGGATATGGATCCTCTGCAGAAACACCTCCAAAACATGTTGGAAAGGAAGAAGTTTTTACTTGTTTTGGATGATGTGTggaatgaagatgaagataaatGGGAAGGATTGAGAAATGTACTTGCTTGTGGGTCAAATGGTTCTTATATTGTAGTTACCACTCGTCTCGAAAAGGTTGCATCAATTATGGGAGCAACCCAAATGCATCATATATCTAGCTTATCAGAAGATGAATGTTGGTTATTGTTCAGCCAACGTGCATTTCTCAATGAAATTGAAAAACGTCCAAGTCTTGTGAAAATTGGGAAGGAGATTGTGAAGAAGTGCAAGGGAAATCCGCTAGCAGCAAAAAGTTTGGGAAGCTTAATGTACTCCAAAGGTGAGGAACAGCAGTGGCTTTTGGTTATGGAAAGTGAACTTTGGAATTTGCCACAACATGAAACTTCCATCCTACCAGCTTTGAGATTGAGCTACTATCAACTAACCGCACAATTACGAAGATGTTTTGCTTTTTGTGCCATTTTTCCAAAGGATTCTGAAATAGAGAAGGAAAAATTAATTCACCTGTGGATGGCTAATGGCCTTATCTTCCAAAGAAAACATGGAGGTGGAAGAGATGGGCAGTGA
- the LOC107431163 gene encoding binding partner of ACD11 1 produces the protein MSVKSVKVSNVSLGANERDIKEFFSFSGDIEYVEMMSDNERSQIAYVTFKDAQGAETAVLLSGATIVDMSVTITLAPEYELPPAASAPPFVQETEDKAPSGAESAFRKAEDVVSGMLAKGFILGKDAVNKAKNFDDKHQLTSTASAKVVSFDKKIGFTEKISVGTSAVSDKVREVDQKFQVSEKTKSAFAAAEQKVSSAGSAIMKNRYVFTGASWVTGAFNKVAKAAGEVGQKTKEKVGMVEEEQKRKMEDDYAQVLSDSPKVSAPSEHKPSRPEPAQGLIL, from the exons ATGTCG GTAAAAAGTGTCAAGGTCAGCAATGTTTCCTTGGGAGCAAATGAGAGAGACATCAAggagttcttttctttttctggtgATATCGAATATGTTGAAATGATGAg TGACAATGAACGGTCTCAAATTGCATATGTTACCTTCAAGGATGCACAAGGAGCAGAGACTGCGGTCCTTCTTTCG GGTGCTACGATAGTGGATATGTCTGTCACAATAACTCTAGCTCCTGAATATGAGCTGCCACCTGCTGCTTCAGCACCCCCT TTTGTGCAGGAAACAGAAGATAAAGCTCCCAGTGGTGCCGAATCTGCATTTCGGAAGGCAGAGGATGTGGTTAGCGGCATGCTTGCTAAGGGCTTTATCTTAGGCAAAGATGCGGTCAACAAGGCAAAGAACTTTGATGACAAACACCAGTTGACTTCAACAGCCTCAGCCAAAGTTGTTtcttttgacaaaaaaataggGTTCACTGAGAAAATAAGTGTTGGTACTTCTGCAGTCAGTGACAAAGTTCGTGAAGTGGATCAGAAATTTCAGGTTTCAGAAAAAACCAAATCTGCTTTCGCAGCTGCTGAACAGAAAGTTAGTAGTGCTGGATCTGCCATAATGAAGAATCGGTATGTTTTTACTGGAGCATCTTGGGTTACAGGTGCTTTCAACAAGGTTGCAAAGGCAGCTGGAGAAGTTGGGCAGAAGACAAAGGAAAAGGTTGGAATGGTTGAAGAGGAGCAAAAGAGGAAAATGGAAGATGACTACGCTCAAGTTCTATCCGACTCTCCTAAAGTGTCTGCACCAAGTGAGCATAAGCCATCTAGGCCTGAACCTGCTCAAGGATTGATTCTGTGA